ttaaacataaatatagtgtggtcgtgccaggaagtaccacctatctagcacgaccacaccccatgtcaaaactccgaaaccatgagggtattttttttaaaaaggtaagtacaaaaaagtacattttttttcgtgaatttgtactgcaacagaaatttaaaatctcattaaatatagtgtggtcgtgccagggagtacctacctagcacgaccccgggccatatgtcgaaactccaaaatcataagggtacattttttttaaacgtcagtacaaaaaagtacattttttttcgtgaatttgtaccgcatcagaattaataaaatcatccgtggtcgtgctgtatagtatcacaccttaacaaatttaaatttcgcgTTTCAAATatgatttaatataaaaactgaTAATCTACAAGATACAAAGTAGACTTACCTACTTAGTTACGTctgtcataattttacttataatATCCATCAAGGATCGATTGTGCTGTGATGGGCGGGCGTTTTGTAGACCTCAGATTTACTGAGTAGCGTTGACAATGTCAACGAACTCTGGCTTGAGGCTGGCGCCGCCGACGAGGAAGCCGTCGATGTCGGCACAGGAGGCCAGCTCCTTGGCGTTGGAGGCCGTCACGGAGCCGCCGTACTGGATGCGCACGGCGCCCGCTATCTCCGCCGACACGTTGGCTACGAGCCAGTTGCGGAGTGACGCGTGGACATCTTGAGCCTACGAAGGTAGTACAGGATATATTCGACAAATTACAGAAGTGGGCCAACAGGACATAGGTTGCAGCAgagttagcacatgattgccgcgaagAAGAACACGTGTCAggtatctcgcggcgacatactctcgcggcaatcatgtgccagtaggcctagcacatgatggccgcgagagtatgtcgccgcgagatagatgacacgtcttcttctaactgtattaatgacataaggacgggtagtctatctcgcggcgacatactctcgcggccatcatgtgctaggcctactggcctACCTACAGGTAGGTTACGACAAGAGCAGTTAAAACTTAGaactgtttgcttttattttatttagagtACCGATGTCACTGGACAGCGACCAGCCCGGTCAAATTTTAAGTATGGAATATTCTTGTTTTTTAACTATCGAAAGCAAGAATACTACTGATATAAAATAGAATAGGTAGAAGTAGGTAACGACGAGACAACAATATAGGCTGGCTGGTCACGTCACGTCACGCCACGCGGACCGATCCGCATAaccaataattgtaataatttataTGAATCCGCATTACTGTACACAACTGAATACATTatcccttaatttggcagagactctggtgacaaaaattttccgattttacttcatatattgaataacaggtgtttttaaagcgtccgaaaaatatttaaaaaaatctagatttattagttttggaaaaaaaatatgtccgccacagcggactctgccaaatattgggataaattaatatgtccgctgaggcggacactgccaaacatacggtcatttaaaataaacaagtatttcttaacatatatttattttaaaaattaacaaatataataattttgtatgaaaatcaaactgacacatatttatagtcaaatatcattattttaacttttttccgactttttggccaggttgcacaggccgtgatcacgacagactgatgtgacagttatgtcccagcaaaatgtcgtcgaagatgtaaataacacaaaactacctgaaattaattatatcaatgttcggggcagacaaagaaattataaattttgatctacccggttttctttaatgtttattgcccctcgcgcgacatgtaacattcacgatatccgcgcactacgtatacctaaaagtgccaaaattttaactgcttgttccagcaccacacgctgttggattaaataaaaaatctaagcataaaagcaggccaccaaaacaagaaaatcaaaataataaacaaaacaatataataatttgttacaacacgtgtcaccgcaacattggcatagtccgccacggcggacaaatcgtatttagtatatatttggcactgtccggtgcggcggacaacttgtttagatgatgattatgagtattagaaattgagaaattaattgaaaacataaccacttgcaactattatgtaatatattttattatttatacaacagaaataccctgttcttacaaaaaccaaaagaaaaacgcatacatattttgctaaaaacagttgacttctgatgcggtgccatcttgacgagtaactgtcaaacgagtgttgacagtggtcaaatagtatttttatacaaagcatgtatcataaaagagtctctttccatatgttaaattaaataaaattctacctaaaaagcgaaatatttttttttatcacctgtccgtcccaccggactctgccaaattaagggttattAGTGCTGTGCGGATCGCTTCGCGCGGTTGGATCGCGTGACACTATAACCAGCCTTAGACTTAGAACGTTTTGATCTCATTTTAGAGCACTGAGGAAAAACAGTTACCGGGGTAATGTTGCACAATCTGCTCAcaataaatgtttataatgaaGACGTCCTCGGCCTAAAGAATGACGTACGTTACGTTACGgtaattaatatttatgatcATCATGATGCTACTGCGTACGTATAAAAAATTGTGTAATGGGTACTAAGGTACAAAGTAACCCGATGGTGTTGCGTTAGTTAGTTACGAGTAAGTAAATACTTAGATAGGTACGTACGTAAAAAGGCACCTTTTGacacaaaaacaattttttatcTGAACACGAGTAGTTAAACATGGTTCAATGATTCAAACATATTACGTAATTTTACGTTTTGGCATTGTCTAAATGTTGCCTAAAAGGCCTTGTTTTGCTTTACCTAGGATGTTGCTatttttagtattatttatgTGAAGATAACCTTCTCTGAGCAAAActgaataatatatgtataagaaTATTTCTGTATAGTCGTaattgacgactggtctggctcagtcggtagtgaccctgcctgctaagccgcggtcctgggttcgaatcccggtaagggcatttatttgtgttacgagcacagatatttgttccagagtcatggatgttttctatgtatataagtatgtacgagtatttatctatttaagtatgtatatcgtcgcttagcacccatagtacaagctttgcttagtttggggctaagttgatctgtgtaaggtgtccccaatatttattttattttatttttaattactatgTTGTATGTATACATAGTTTCAGGTTTTTAACATTAGATAATTTTCAAGAAGGTTTAACAAAATGTTAGTCTGGCTAAAATAAGGCTAGGTCAACATTTTTTCATGCCTATTCACTATTGAACAAGAGGAAAATACGAGCGAGCTACTCCGCCCGCATAAGTAAtaacaaataaactaaacagttaagtaagtaatgtaTGATGGTATTGATTATCATAATCAAGATTTTATAAACTACAATATAATTTTTTACTCACCACTCCTCAGTTACAGTTATACTAGTATGTAAATAGCTAGCAAGACTGAATTAAATCGATAAGTCTACGTAGATATTGTAATTATCTCAAATCAGATCTCAGCCATCTGAGCAACCCTGCATCTCAGCGAACGTGATAAGTCGTAAACGAAGGACCAATCGCGAAAAAGAAAAAGGTTTATTTTTTTGAACGTGCACATAAAATCTATCTACTTTTATGACTGAATTTATTTTGCTACTTTTCGACAAGCGTAGACATTCGATtatctgcagggttagcacatgattgccgcgagagtatgtcgccgcgagatagactacccgtccttatgtcattaatacagttaaaagaagacgtgtgatctatctcgcggcaatcatgtgctaggcctacagctaTGCTACAGTCGTTATTAACCTGCTGAGGTCTCGGCCTTCCCAATACTGATTACAAGAGCTGTCTATGGCCAGGACACAACATcatcggcacagtataataaagtgtactatcgtacagtatggccactcccgctccccgctgaaagtgccgcccaccccctctcggttacctcacagttaccgcctgtcaaaaatgcgaacagtcgacttgtcatatttcactcatacaagcatagcacgcgttcacctacacgagcttagactgtgtgctaggaacgcgcctctttcatatatttgatcgtcagtgtccgaggtgtgtcatCGGTCTTGCCTGCCTGTATATCCTCTAGGAGTATTTACCTGCTGAGGAGTGGCGGTCTTGCCGGTGCCGATGGCCCACACGGGCTCGTAGGCCAGCACCACGCGGTCCCAGTTGCTGCCGATGGCCGGGACAAGAGCCTTCGTCTGCCGGAACACCACCTCCTCGGTCTTGCCCGCCTCACGCTCCTCCAGGGTCTCGCCGATGCAAGCGATCACTTTCAGACCGGATTCCAATGCGTGGGCAACCTGAGAAAAAGATTTGTGGATTTTGTTTTTGTGCATAATATCTACATATATGCATGTCATAATACTTATAATGTACGTAACGTTCCCTAAAGTTATCaatccgataaagttcgtttgtccctttctagtACACCAacacgtcggaaagggacaaacgaactttatcggcttgataactttagtgtacgtttatgaataagggggtaagtgtaagtacatacctaccatagaggaataagcaagggaagagttgtaactccatacatcagtaaatgcgagttatttgcataggcatagttatagtgacatctagcgacaatcacgcgcaaactcttcccttacttattcctctatggtacctacctataccgTTTACTCGTAACCACCAATGCACTGGCGAGTAGTTTCAAAATTGCGACTGTTCTGATGAAACTTTACGGTATTGTTCATCGTTGGGGCatgtcatttttggggcaaaatttaaattatgccaaatgatcgttaggccaaaagagcgttaggcatttcataattcagccaaatgagttaggccaagtgattttcgaacaaacgtcattaggaatgtagaggtaGTCCCACTTGAAACGCAAGAGTTctcgaaataaatatataagcTCGCATTTACAAGCATAGGCAAACCTTTGCTTAGCAAAATGCTTAGCTCTACTACATACAAATATGATGTATTTTCGCAGGCGTGCTAAGGGCTGGCTATAGATCTTCTGATTCTAACTATACCAATTGAATATTACGTAAAACAGTGCTTGCTCAAATATAGACATGTCATTAACATATCAGAAatctttttaaattatttattgacaTGAACGTAAGATTTTAGGTTTACACGTATAATACTTAACTATTTAATACTAGGTTTAAAacataatactaataaaaaaaaaccttaacaaactacctaaattagtcaaacaacccaccccgcatcgttcccgacgcaaaagtgcccatcacacttgccgcgtttccacgctgaaccgcgatggacaacctctGCGCCAAGAACGACCCGGAGCGGGGGTTGAGACCCCTCTCCTGCAGACGACGCCCCAGCTCCCAGAGGAAGGTTTTTGCCTCCGCACACCAGCACCCACTAGTCTCCACGGCCAccggaacaaataaataatttgataagGCCGAGTACTTGTCCCTTTTTACGTCCGCCGCCTGCTCAGCAGCTCCTCCTGCCGTCCGCACGGTGCGAGCGAGGTGCGAGGCGGCAAACGTGCTAACGCAGGTGGCATCCCATAAAAGGCACTTACCCCTCTCCCATGGCACCAGAGTCAACCCATCCGGCCTCTTACCGTCCGACCGGCTAAGTCCAGGTGGCTTCAGCACACACGGAACGTTGGCCGACACCAGTGCTCTACGAATGATATCGTTCAAGGCGTGGTGCCGTGGGAACCTCCC
This genomic stretch from Leguminivora glycinivorella isolate SPB_JAAS2020 chromosome Z, LegGlyc_1.1, whole genome shotgun sequence harbors:
- the LOC125240772 gene encoding triosephosphate isomerase; protein product: MGRKFVVGGNWKMNGDKNQINEIVNNLKKGPLDPNVEVVIGVPAIYLAYVKSIIPDTISAAAQNCWKTAKGAFTGEISPAMIKDVGCEWVILGHSERRTIFGEKDELVAEKVAHALESGLKVIACIGETLEEREAGKTEEVVFRQTKALVPAIGSNWDRVVLAYEPVWAIGTGKTATPQQAQDVHASLRNWLVANVSAEIAGAVRIQYGGSVTASNAKELASCADIDGFLVGGASLKPEFVDIVNATQ